Below is a window of Deinococcus multiflagellatus DNA.
CGCGACTGGCTGGGCCTGGATGAACTGCGCGAGTACGACGTCAAGGCCGCCCTGGTCCCCCCGCGCGAGGTGAGCTACGCCCAGGCCGTGAACTGGATTGCCGAGGGCATGGCGCCCCTGGGCGAGGCGTACGTGGCCGACCTGCGCCACGGCCTGACCACCGACCGCTGGGTGGACTACGCCGAGAACGACGGCAAGCGCCAGGGGGCCTACAGCAACGGCGGCGGGCGGGTCAAACCCTACATCTTCATGACCTGGAACGGCACCATGAATTCGTACTCCACCCTGGCGCACGAGATCGGCCACTCCATGCACTCGCTGCTCTCGCAGCGTGAGCACCCCTCTTCGGTGCCGCGTTACACGCTGTTTCACGCCGAAGTCGCCAGCAACTTCAATCAGGCGATGGTGCGCGCCCATCTGCTGGAACAGGCCCGTGCGGCGGGTGACACCACCTTCGAAGTGCAGATCATTGAAGAGGCGCTGTCGAACTTCCACCGCTACTTCTTCATCATGCCCACGCTGGCGGCCTTTGAACTGGAAGCCTACCGCCGCATTGAGGCGGGCGGCACCCTCAGCGCCCCGGACCTGATGACCCTGACCGCCGACCTGCTCTCGCAGGGCTACGGCGACGGCGTGACCATGGACCGCGAGCGCTCTGGCATCCTGTGGGCCCAGTTTTCCACCCACCTGTACGCCAACTTTTACGCCTACCAATACGCCACCGGCATCAGCGCGGCCCACCAGATCCTGGAGCAGTTTGCCGCCGACCCCGCCGGCGCCCGTGAGCGCTACCTGCGCTTCCTCAAGTCCGGTGGCCGCCTGGACCCCATTGACGCCCTGAAGGAAGCGGGCGTGGACATGCTGAGCCCCGAACCCGTGCAGGCCACCTTCCGCACCCTGGAAGGCTACGTGGCCCGCCTGGAAGAGTTGTTGCCAGAACGCCGCTAACGGCACAGGCCGCCGCCCCCTGGTTCACCGCCAGGGGGCTTTTTTGGCCCCACATGTGCTCGCACGCGCTCTCAGCGCCCGTCATGCTGGTCCCATGACCACGGCGCCCCTGCCTGCTGCCCACCCTGAAGCGCCTGCGCTGGACCGCCCCTGGCCGTGGTGGCGGCGCTTTGCGCTGCAGTTCGGCAGCCTGTACCTCGCCCTGTATTTCCTGGTGGGGGTGCAGGGCTTCGCCCCCCTGCCTGACCCGCTGCGCTTTGCCATGGCCCACGCTTTCAGCCGCGCCCTGTTCAGCGCGCCCCTGCCGCCCCTCGCTGGACCCACGGGGAGCGGCGACACCGCCCTGGACTGGGCGTGGACCCTGGTGCTTTTGCTGGCGTCGCTGCTGGGGGGCGCCGTGTGGACCCTGCTGGACCGCCGGGCGCCCCACCCCCGCCTGATGGTCACGCTGTCGCAGTTGTTGCGCGTGTCGCTGATCTGGTGGCTGGCGGTTTACGGCCTAAGCAAGTTCAACTTCGGGCAGTTTGGCCTGCTGGTAGACCGGCAACTGACCACCACTTACGCCGAGTCCAGCCCTATGGGCCTGCTGTGGCGCTTCATGGCCGCCAGCCCCGGTTACCAGTGGCTGGCAGGCGTGGCCGAGGTGCTGCCCGCCCTGCTGCTGCTGCACCGCCGCACTGTGACCCTGGGCGCCCTGATCGCCGCCGTCACCATGACCAACGTGCTGGCCCTGAACCTCTTTTACGACGTGCCTGTGAAGAACTTCAGCGCCCACCTGCTGCTGGCGGCCCTGGTGCTGCTGGCTCTGGACGCCCGGCGCCTGCGCGCCTTCGTCACCGGCGAGGCGGTGCCCGCGCAGGTCGCGCGCCCACAGCCGCGCGTGATGACCGTCCTGGCGTGGCTGGTCACGGCCGCCCTGCTGGTCATGGTGGGCGTGCAGGCCCGCACCGGCCTCGCGGCCCTGCACACCGACCGCCAGCGCACCCAGGTCAGTGCCGAGCCCCTGAAAACACGCGGCTTTCAGTGGGTGAACGAACAGCCGTACAACCGCTGACCGCTGAGGCTAGAGCGGTTGACCAAAGAACCCCCTCACCCCTCGCTGCGCGAGGCCCTCTCCCACGAGGGGAGAGGGTCGAAAACCCACATCATCTTTATGTCAACTGCTCCAGAGAGATTCAGCACGCCGCCTGGGAGGCTCGCTGAGGGCGGACACTGCGCGCCCACCGCGAGCAGTCTTCAAGACCGTGCTGTTCTGTCGCCGGCACCGCCAGCGTGGCGCAGCCCTGACCCGGCCTCCACCTCCATCGGCCCCACACCAAAAGGGGCGAGGCGACCACCCGGCCGCCTCGCCCTTTCCTGCCCAGCCCGGCTTACGCCTGCTCGACTTCCACCATCTCGCTGGCTTCAATGATGTCGCCTTCCATCACATCGTTCCAGTCGAGGTTAATCCCGCACTCGTAGCCGGTCTGCACTTCGCGCACGTCGTCCTTGAAGCGCTTGAGGCCCACCACGGTGCCCTCGTACACGACCTGCTTGCCGCGCGTGACCTTGGCCTTGGCATTGCGCTTGAACATGCCGTCGGTCACGTACGAGCCGGCGATGTTGCCGCTCTTGGGGTGACGGATGACCATGCGCACTTCCGCGCGGCCCAGGTACTTCTCCTCGAACACGGGCTCCACGTTGCCCTTGATCAGGCGGTCCACCTCATCAATGAGTTCGTAGATGATGCGGAAGGACTTGATGTCCACGCCCTTGCCGTCGGCCACCTTCTTCACGCCGCCCGAGGGGGTGACGCTGAAGCACAGAATGGTCGCCTCGGCGGTGGAGGCCAGCAGCACGTCGCCTTCGGTGGGCGCGCCGATCCCGGCGAGCATCACGTTGATCTTGACGTCGTCGCTTTCCTTGCGGGCCAGGATGCCCTGAATGGCTTCCACGCTGCCCTGGGTGTCGGCGCGCAGAATCAGGTTCACGGTGCGCACGCTGCCCAGCGGTCCCATCATCTCTTCCAGGGTCAGGCGGCGCTGCACGCGGGCGTTCTCGGCGTCGCGGCGGGTATCCACGCGCCCAGCCACCACTTCACGCGCGGCGTGCTCGTTCTTGGCCGACTGCACCTTTTCACCGCTGGACGGCACTTCGCTGAAGCCCAGAATCTGCACCGGGGTGCTGGGGCCCGCTTCCTTGATGCGCGCGCCCGCGCTGTCGGTCATGGCCTTGATCTTGCCGTAGCCTTCGCCCACCACCAGGAAGTCGCCCACGTGCAGCGTGCCTTCCTGCACCATCACGGTGGCCAGCACGCCGGCCTGCTTGTCCACCTTGCCTTCAATGACCACGCCGCTGAAGGCCGCCTTGGGGTCAGCGCGCAGGTCTTCCAGCTCGGCAGTCAGGCTGATGTACTCCAGCAGGTCTTCTACGCCCTCGCCGGTCTTGGCGCTCACCGGCACCACCACAAGGTCACCGCCGTACTCTTCGGGCACCAGGTTCAGCTGCGTCAGGTCCGTCTTCACGCGCTCCGGGTCAGCCTGGGGCAGGTCTACTTTGTTGATCGCCACGATCATGGGCACCTTGGCCGCCTGCGCGTGGGCAATCGCCTCGCGCGTCTGGGGCATCAGGGAGTCGTCGGCGGCAATCACGATGATCGCAATGTCCGCCACGTTGGCGCCGCGCGCGCGAATGGTGGTAAAGGCCTCGTGGCCGGGCGTGTCGATAAAGACGATCTTGCCCTTGCTCGTCTTGGCTTCAAAGGCCCCGACGTGCTGGGTGATCCCGCCCGCTTCCTTGGCGGCCACCTTCGTCTTGCGGATGTAGTCCAGCAGGCTGGTCTTGCCGTGGTCCACATGGCCCATGATCGTGACCACCGGGGCGCGGTGGGGAATCTCGGGGGTGGCCTCGGCGGCGGGCTCGGCCACCTGCACGGGCGCGGCCTGGGCTTCAGGCTCGCGGGCCGGGGTCGCCTCGGCGGCCGGGGTAGAGGCCGGCTGGGCCGGGGTGCTGGGCGCGGCGTCGGCCACCGTGTCGGCCACAGGGGCCGCCTCGCCACTTTCCTCGGCCAGAATCTGCTTGATCAGCTCCACGGTGTCTTCCTCGATGGTGCTGCTCACGCTCTTGTAGCTCACGCCCAGACCATCGAGAATTTCCAGCATTTTGGCGTTCTCTACGCCAAGATCCTTGGCCAGGGTATAGATACGAACTTTCGACATGCTCACCTCCGGTGAGACTCGCGCCTGTCCCCGCGTGGGGGCTACGCGTTGTGAATCGGGTCGGTGCCCGTCTGCGCCGTGCCTGGTCTCAGGGCCGAAACCGCTGCCGCCTGCGCGCCAAAGACCCGGCGCAGTCGCTTGTCCTGCCAGCATTCGGGGCGGTCAGCGCACAGGTAGGCGCCGCGTCCCTGCCGGGGCCCGGGGCACACGGTCCAGGCGCCGTCCACCCGGGTCAGGCGCACGAACTCAGGCTGGGGCCGCTTGCGGCGGCAGGCCACGCAGGTGCGCTCCGGCACGTGGCGGGCAGGGTGGGGGCCCGTCAAGCCGCTTACTCCACGTCGTCCGGGCTGGCGGTGGCCACCGACTTGCTGTCCTTGAACAGTGCGTCAAAGGCCGACTGCGCCGCCGCGTTGCCCTGGGCGCCCTGGTCGTCTTGCATGGCCTGCTGCATGGCGGCGTCCAGGTCACTGATGGCGGCCGTCTCGCGCAGGTCAATCTTGAAGCCGGTCAGCTTGGCCGCGAGGCGCACGTTCTGGCCGCCCTTGCCAATCGCCAGCGACAACTGATCGGGCGTCACGGTGACGGTGGCCTCACGGCGCTCGGGCTGGGCTTCAATCAGGCCCACCTTGGCGGGCGACAGCGCGTTGCGGATGAAGTCGCGGGTGTTGGCGTCCCAGAGAATCACGTCCACGCGCTCGCGGCCCAGTTCGCCGGTGACCGCCTGAATGCGGTTGCCCCGGTGCCCGATGCACGCGCCGATGGGGTCCACGTTGCTGTTGTGCGAGAACACCGCCACCTTGGACCGCTGCCCCGCTTCGCGCGCAATCGCCTTGACTTCCACGATGCCGTTGGCGACTTCGGGGATTTCCTGGCGCAGCAGGTAGTCCAGCAGCCGCTCGTCGGCGCGGCTGGCCAGGATGGTGGGGCCTTTGGGCGTCTTGCGCACTTCTTTCAGGTAGATCTTGACGCGGTTGCCCGGGGTCAGCTTCTCGCCGGGAATCTGCTCGCGGGGGGGCAAAATCGCCTCGCCCGCGCCCAGTTCCACGAACCAGTTGCCCTTGTTGTCGCTGCGCACCACCTGGGCGGTGAGCACCTGCCCCTCGCGGTCCTTGTACTCGTTAAAGACCACGTTGCGCTCGGTTTCGCGCATCTTCTGGGTCAAGGTCTGCTTGGCGGCCTGCAGGGCAATGCGCGAGAACTTCTCGCGGTCCACCGGGAACTCCATCTCCATGCCCACTTCCACGCCGGGGTCCAGCTCCAGCGCGTCGGCCAGGGAGATCTGCAGGTGCTCGTCTTCGACCTTTTCCACGACCTCGCGCACGACCAGCACTTCCAGTTCGCCGCTCTGCGGGTCCAGGTGCACCTCAATGCGCTTGTCGGGCTCCACGTTGCGGGTGTAGGCCTGCGCGAGGCTCTGCTCGAAGGCCTCGATCAGCTGCAGCTCGTTGATGTTGCGCGCCTGCGCCACTTCCCGCAGGGCGTCGGCGAAATTGAATTCGGGTTGGCTCATCTCACTCTTCCTTTGGCCCGCGCGTGTGGCGGGCAACGGTGCTTGGGGCCCCGGCGGTGCTCAGCGGTGCCGGTCCGGAAACTCGGCCAGATTGGCCTGGAACGTGCCCACCATCAGGGTCTGGGGCTCGCCGCTGACCATGAAGGTCACCTGATCGCCGCTGACAGCCTGGATGGGGGCCGTAAACGCCAGCCCGCCCTCGCCGCGCACCCGGGCCTTCAGGCCCAGCATGCGCTCAAAGTGCCGCGCCCGGGTCAGGGGCCGCTTGGCACCCGGTGACTCGAATTCCAGGCGGTATTCCCCCGCAATGGGGTCCACGCGGTCAAATTCGGCTTCGGCCGCGCGGCTGGCCTTGGTCAGGTCGTCCACGGTCACCGGCTGTTCGTCCAGGCGGTCAATACGGATCAGGACCACCGGTTGCCCGCCCAGGTTCTGCACCTGCACTTCCAGCACTTCAAAGCCCAGAGGCTCCAGGGCTGTGCGGGCCAGCCCTTCCAGATTGTGTGTTGTGTTGTTATTCATATTGTCTCGGCCAGGAAAACCCAGGCCTGTTTCACCACCCCCTCCACGAAAAAGGGTGGGTCACGGCCCACCCCCCGTTCGAGGAACGACCCGCAGTATACCGCACTGGGCGCCGTTGTCCGGGCCGACCCTCACAAACGGCCCGGGGCGGCCCCGGGCCCCCTTGCGCGCCGGGGGGGACTGCCCTTAGCATGTCAGGCCACGCGTGGGCGGTTAGCTCAGCGGTAGAGCTCTCGCCTTACAAGCGATAGGTCGGGGGTTCAAATCCCTCACCGCCCACCAGAAGAAGACCCCGCGCCAGGCGGGGTTTTTCGTGTTGAACGTGGGAGAAAGGGCTTCAGCCTTCCGCCGGCCGCTTCTGCATCAGCGCCGTGCGCTTGCACTTGGCGACCACCTCGCCGCGCTGGTTCAGTGCCCGATGCTCCACCACCACAATCCCGGCGTCCGGGCGGCTGCGGCTTTCGCGCACCTCCAGCACCTCGGATTCTGCCCGGATGGTGTCGCCATGAAACACTGGCTTGGGGAACACCACGTCTGTCAGGCCCAGGTTGGCCACCAGCGTCCCCAGCGTGAGTTCATGCACGCTGAGGCCCACCAGCAACGACAGGGTCAGCAGGCTGTTCACCAGGGGGCGCCCAAACTCAGTCTGCGCGGCGTACTCGTGGTCCAGGTGCAGCGGCTGCGGGTTCATGGTGAGGGTCGTGAAAAACACGTTGTCGGCTTCGGTCAGCGTGCGGGTGACGCGGTGGCGAATGACCGTGCCGGGCGTCAGCTCTTCCAGATATCGGCCCTGGGGGCGCTGAAGGTCTTCATTCATAGGGGACCTCGGGGAGTGGTGAGTGGTCAGTGGAGGTAAAGAGCTCTGGCTCAGGCGGGGGCTGTTCCACGTCCCACTCCCTCCTCCCCACTTCCCGCGCCTGCCACCACCGCCCGCGCCGCCGCCAGCATCGGCTCATCCACCATCTGCCCTTCAAAGGCAAAGGCGCCGTGACCGCTCAGGCTGGCGTCGTGGGCGGCCTGCAGCAGGGCGCGGGCGCGCCTGAGTTCGGCCTCGGTGGCGCCAAAAATCTCGTGGGCCAGGGCCACCTGGGCGGGGTGAATACACAGTTTGCCCGCGTAGCCCAGCGCGCGCCCCTGGGCGGCGTCTTCCCGGAAGGCGGCCTCATCGTTCAGCCGCGTCACCACGATGTCCAGCGCGGGCACCCCGGCCAGCCGCGCGGCCAGCGCCACCTGCGAGCGGGCGTAGAGCACTTCCAGCCCTCCTGGCGTGCGCAGCCCGCCCAGGTCGGTCGCATAGTCCTCGGCGCCAAAGTAGGCCCACTGCACGGCGTCCTCGCGCAGAATGTCCAGGGCGTGCCACACCCCGGCCCCTGTTTCCAGGCCCGCCAGCAGGGGCAGCCCCAACCCCCGCGCCGCCAGCGCCGCCACCACCTGCCGCACGTCCGCTGCCGACTCCAGCTTGGGCACCACGACGCCCGCCAGTTCCGGGGTCAGCACCGCCAGATCGTCTTCGAAGTACGGCGAATGCACCGCGTTCACCCGCACGAACACGCTCAGGTGCGGCGCAGCGGCAATCAGGTCCCGCGCCGCGTCGCGGGCGATGGGGCGGGCCGCCGCCTTGGCCTCGGGCGTGCTAGGAATGGCGTCTTCCAGGTCAACCACCACGGCGTCGGGGGCGCTGCGCGGCAGCTTGGCCACCAGCTCGGGGCGGTTGCCCGGCGCAAACAGCAGGCTGCGGGGCCGCAGGGGCAGGGGAGGCGTCACGCCCGGTCCCCTGAACGAACGTTTGTTCTCATGGTCCCCAGGATAGCGGCTTACCCGGCAGGGGTTTCCCGGCGTTCCAGACGCAGCAGGGCAGGCGAGAGGAAGCCCGCCAGACACGCGGCGGCACTCAGCACGCCGCCCACCACGAACACGCCGCGCACGCCGATCCACTCGCCCAGCGGCGCCGCCAGGGCCAGCCCCACCGGTCCGGCCAGCCCCATCACGGTGTTCAGCAGCGACAGCACCCGCCCTTGCAGGTGGTTGGGCACGGTGGTTTGCAGGGTGGCGGTCAGGGGCGCGTTGCCAAACGCGAAGGTCGCGCCGCTCACTACCCACCACACCACTGCCAGCCAGAACCAGTCCGCCGGGGCCAGGGCGGTCAGGGCCACCGTCAGGCACGAGGCCGCCAGGGCCAGCAGCACCGTCACAATGGGCCGTTTTGGGTTCAGGGCCGCCACCAGCAGCCCGCCCGCAATCATGCCCACGCCCGACAGCCCTTCCATCAGGGCCACCTGCCCGGCCCCGCCGCCAAAGTGCGCTTTCACCAGCAGCGGGGTCAGGGTGAACGTGGGCATCACGACCAGCACCACCACACCCAGCAGACCGTACAGCCGCCGCAGGCCGGGGTTGTGCCACACCACGCTCAGGCCCTCGCGGAATTCGGTCCAGACACCCCGGCGGTCCTCGCGGGCGACGGTGTGTTGCGGAATACGGAACAGCAGCAGCGGCACAATCCCCAGCAGGGCGGTCACGACATCAATGCCCAGCGCCTCGCCCAGCGGCAGCACGCTGATGGCCAAGGCCCCCAACGGCGCGGCGGCCACCGTCATGAGGCCCTGCAGGGTCTGGTTAAACCCGGCGGCGCGCGGCAGGAACTCGGGCGGCACCAGCATGGCGGTGCTGGCAGCGGCGGCCGGTCCCTGAAACGCCTGCATGGCGCTGCGAATGAACATCATGGTGTAGACGTGCCACAGCTCCACGCCCCCGCTGGCAAACAGCCAGATCAGCACCAGCATGCACGCGGCGCTGATCGTGTCGGCCATGATCATGATGGTGCGGCGGCTGTAGCGGTCGGCAAAGGTGCCGCCCAGGGGCCCCAGCAGCGCCTGGGGCAGCAGCGCGGCCACGCCCGCTGTGCCCAGGGCGGCGGCGCTGCCTGTGGTGTCGGTGATCCACCACAGCAGCACAAACTGCGTCATGGCCGAGCCAATCAGCGACAGTGCCTGTCCGGTAAAGATGGCCCAGTAACGTGTGGCCCAGCCTGGACCAGGGTGCGGGGTGCCGGGCCGGGCCGGGGTCAGCGGGTCCATGCGGTCAGCGCCTCGCGCAGAGTCTGGGTCTGGGCGGCGCTCAGGCGCGGCTGCCCGGTCAGCTCGGCCAGCCAGAAGCCGTCGCAGGCCAGGCGCACGGCGTGGGCGGCGCCTGCGGGCACGCCGTCGGCCTCAGCGCGTTCCAGCAGAAACACCTGGGCCTGGGCCAAGGCTTCCAGCAGCGCGGGTTGCCCGGCCAGCGGCACCAGCGCGCGGTGGAGGGCCGTGTCCTCCTCGCCCTCGCAGAACGTCAGGGCGATGTACGCCCGCAGCCACGCGCCCGGGTGCGCGCCGTGCGCCTCACATTCGCGGGCGTACGCGGCTTCCAGCTCCTCGCGGAACTGCTCCACCAGCGCCAGCGCCAGCGCCTGCAGCAGGGCGTCGCGGCTGGGAAAGTGGTGCAGCAGCCCCCCCTTGCTAACCCCAGCGGCGCGCGCCACGGCGTCCAGTGACAGGGCGGCGCCTTGCTCTCGTACCACCTGCCGGGCAGCTTGCAGCAGAGCGGCGCGCGTGAGTTCCGGCTGACGGGTTCTGACCATGACTACAACATACCGTCCAGACGGTCGGTAAGAAAGAGAGAGTGCTGGGGGCAATGGGGGTGGTGTGGCGCCGCCCCCGACTATCTCTGTGTGGGTGTGGAGGTGACGGGTGCAGGCTGCGCCCACGGTCCGCGATTCATTCAAACGGCAGTTGGTTCGCGTCCCTCATCCACAATGCTCTTCCCACTCCCTACACCCCACTCCCCACTTCCCCAAACCCCCCCCACCGCCCTGCCTAGTTTCAGCGTTGACCCATCCCGCCGCGCCCCGCTACAGTTGCGCCATGTTTGCGGCGAGCAACAACGTGAATGATGATCCCTGTTAGGGGACGTCTTTGCCGCATACCGCGCCCCCGACCCCAGCACACGGAGTCGGGGGCTTTCCTATAGCCCACAGGAGGCCACCCCCATGACCCAGACCGAAGCCCAGCCCACCCACCTTCCCCGGACCCTGACCCGTGACCTCGCCCAGCACGAGGGCCAGCAGGTGCGCCTGCAAGGCTTCGTGCATGCCCGGCGCGACCTGGGCGGCGTGCAGTTCGTGGTGCTGCGCGACGTTTCGGGCCTGACCCAGTGCGTGGGCAGCGGCCTGAGCCTGCCTCTGGCCGAAAGCAGCGTGGAGGTCGTGGGCACGGTGAAGGCCCACCCCAAAGCGCCGGGTGGCTTTGAGGTGCAGATCGAGGTCTTCCAGGTGATCAGCGCCGCTGTAGAACCCGCGCCCGTCGAGATTCCCAAGATGGAATGGAACGTGAACCCGGAAACCATGCTGGACTACCGCGTGGTCACCGTGCGCGGCCTGAAGGAGCGAGCGGCGCTGAAGGTGCAGGCCGAACTGGTGGCGGCCTTCCGCGACCACCTCTCGACCGAGGGCTTTACCGAGATCAGCACGCCCAAGATTGTCTCGGCAGGGGCCGAGGGCGGCGCGAACCTCTTTCCCATTGACTACTTCGGGCATCCGGCCTACCTCGCCCAGAGCCCGCAGCTGTACAAACAGATCATGGTGGGCGTCTTTGAGCGCGTGTTCGAGGTGGCGCCCGTCTACCGCGCCGAGGAACACGCCACCAGCCGCCACCTGAACGAGTACCTGTCCCTGGACGTGGAAATGGGCTTTATTCAGGACGAGGAGGACGTGATGGCGCTGGAAAACCGCCTGCTCGCCAGCATCATGGCCCGCCTGAAGGAACGCTGCGCCGCCGAGTTCGCCCTGCTGGGGGCCACCATTCCCGAGGTGCCCGCCCACATTCCCCGCATTCCGCTGATGGAGGCGCGCGCCCTGGTGACCGAAAAGTACGGTCACGCCGTGGGCGGCAAGGACCTGGACCCCGAAGCCGAGCGCCTGCTCTCGCAGCACTACGCCGACACCGAAGGCAGCGATTTCGTGTTCGTGACCAAGTACCCGCGCGCCGCCCGCCCCTTCTACGCCCACCCCGACGAGGGCGACCTGACCCGGGGCTTCGACCTGCTGTTCCGGGGCATCGAGATCACCAGCGGCGGCCAGCGCATCCACGACCACGCTATGCTGATGGACTCGATTGCCGCCTACAAGCTGAACCCCGAATCGCTGGCCGGCTACACCGAGGTCTTCAAGTACGGCATGCCCCCCCACGGCGGCTTCGCCATCGGCGCCGAACGCCTGACCGCCAAGCTGCTGGGCATTGCCAACGTGCGCTACGCCCGCGCATTTCCCCGTGACCGCCACCGCCTGACGCCGTGAGAGCGGCCTGGGGCGGCCAGGGCCGCCCGGTCTAAGGGTCAAGAGGTCGAAGGGTCTAAGGATGGGGTGGGTCGGAGCGGCCTCAGGCAATGGGGTGCACGCAGGGCGAGGGCAATGGGTTCTCGACCCCCTTAGACCCTTTGACCCTTCGACTCTTAGACCTTCACCCCCTTAGACTCCCCCTACATGGAAGAATTCGCCCAGTTCAGCGTGGACGGCCAGCGGCTGTACGGCATGGTGCACCGCCCGGAAGGTCAGGCGCCCGCCCAGGGCTGGCCCAGCGTGGTTATCCTGCACGGCTTTACCGGCAACCGGGGCGGGGACCACCGCCTGCTGCCGCTGCTGTCGCGGTTTCTGGCGGCGCGCGGCGTGGCCAGCCTGCGCTTTGATTTCCGGGGCAGCGGCGAGTCGCAGGGAGACTTCAGCGAGATGACCGTCTCGCGCGAGGTGCAGGACACCGAAGCGGCGTTCGAGTACATCCGCCGCCAGCCGGGCCTGGACCCCGAGCGGGTGATGCTGCTGGGTTTTTCGATGGGCGGCCTTGTGGCGGCCTTGAGTGCCCCGCAGGTGCGCCCGCACCGCCTGGCCCTGTGGGCGCCCGCCCTGCCGGAACTGTGGCTGCCCTTTTTGCGTGGCGGCCTGCTGCCCCCCACGGTCACCGATTACAACGGCTGGCCGCTGGGCCGCGAGTTTCTGCAGGAGATGGTGCGCCTGCGCCCCCTGGACGCCGCGCAGGCCTGGGGCGGCGAGGCCCGCGTGTTCCACGGCGATGCCGACCAGACCTGCCCGCCCGAATTTGGTGTGCGCTACGCCCGCGCCCTGGGCTGCGACGCCGTGGCGATTCCTGGCGCCGGTCACACCTTTGATTCCCTGGACGCCGTGGAGTTGCTGTACCGCGAAACCGCGCGCTTCCTCACAGGGCAGTAAGACGGGTGCCGGCTGGAGCGTTCGCCACGGCCTGGGGGCCCAGTGGCCGCTCGCCTCGACCAGATGAAGTGGTTCGTGGGCACTGGGACGAGGTCAGGTGGCACGGCCGGCAAAGGGCGTTGGTGCCGCGGGGCCTGCCCCCTGGTCTGCTGTGAAGCGCCGTCAGCTTCTCACGCCACCTCTGGGCCAGCCTTACCTGCATGGGGAACGGGCAGCCAACCTGGGCCACCTTTCGAGACAGTGCAGACCCCTGCGCAGAGCCAATTCCATCAGTAAGCACGAAAAAAGGCCCTGGGAGGCCAGCCGGCGCCCCAAGGCCTTTGCCTGCTTGCTCAGGTTTTCGTGCTCCACAGCGCCGCCGCTTCTTCGCGGATGGGCAGCAATGTCGGGGCAGGGCGGCCCAGCACATAGCCCTGCGCGTAGTCGGCGCCCAGCTCGCGCAGCAGGCGCAGCGAATCCAGGTCTTCAACGCCCTCGGCCACCACCTGAATCTCCAGGTCGTGGGCGTAGGCGATCAGGGCGGCCAGCAGGCCCACGCGCGGGTCGTTGGGCGTGAGGTTCTGGCTCAGGGCCCGGTCCAGCTTCACGATGTCCGGGCGCAGTTCGTCCAGGTAACTGAGGCTGGTGTAGCCTGCGCCTAGGTCGTCCAGGGCCACGCGCGCGCCCTCGGCGCGGTAGCGGGCCAGAATGCGGCGCAGCATGTCCAGATCGGGAAAGCGCTCGCTTTCGGTGACCTCGAACACGAGGCACTGAAAGTCAATGTCGGCCTCGCGGCAGGCGGCGAAGGTGGTCTGCAGGCAGACGTCTGGGTTGTACACCACGCCCGGCGCGAAGTTGATAAACAGCTGCTGCCCGGCCGGGAGTAGCGGCGCCGCCTGCCGGATCGCCTCGCGACGCGCCTGGGCGTCAAAGCTGCGCAGGTGGCGGTGGCCCTCGGCGGCGCGCAGCAGTTCGCCGGCGCCCACGCGCCGCTCGCCCAGCTGCGCGCGCACCAGGGCCTCGTAGGCGCCCACGGTGCCGCTGCCCAGTGCCACGATGGGCTGCACGTCAAACGTCAGGTGCTGCAGGGCGTCCGGGTACCACGGCGTTTCCAGGCACACCAGCCACTCGGCCAGCGGACGCACCTGCCACGCGTCGGGCTCGCCCGTCGCCAGGGCGGGCGTGGCCAGCAGCTCGGCCTGCCCCGAGGGCCCCGCCTGGGCCAGCAGCGCCCGCAACTCGGCCACCGCCG
It encodes the following:
- a CDS encoding HpcH/HpaI aldolase/citrate lyase family protein, translated to MTPPLPLRPRSLLFAPGNRPELVAKLPRSAPDAVVVDLEDAIPSTPEAKAAARPIARDAARDLIAAAPHLSVFVRVNAVHSPYFEDDLAVLTPELAGVVVPKLESAADVRQVVAALAARGLGLPLLAGLETGAGVWHALDILREDAVQWAYFGAEDYATDLGGLRTPGGLEVLYARSQVALAARLAGVPALDIVVTRLNDEAAFREDAAQGRALGYAGKLCIHPAQVALAHEIFGATEAELRRARALLQAAHDASLSGHGAFAFEGQMVDEPMLAAARAVVAGAGSGEEGVGRGTAPA
- a CDS encoding alpha/beta hydrolase; amino-acid sequence: MEEFAQFSVDGQRLYGMVHRPEGQAPAQGWPSVVILHGFTGNRGGDHRLLPLLSRFLAARGVASLRFDFRGSGESQGDFSEMTVSREVQDTEAAFEYIRRQPGLDPERVMLLGFSMGGLVAALSAPQVRPHRLALWAPALPELWLPFLRGGLLPPTVTDYNGWPLGREFLQEMVRLRPLDAAQAWGGEARVFHGDADQTCPPEFGVRYARALGCDAVAIPGAGHTFDSLDAVELLYRETARFLTGQ
- a CDS encoding MFS transporter gives rise to the protein MDPLTPARPGTPHPGPGWATRYWAIFTGQALSLIGSAMTQFVLLWWITDTTGSAAALGTAGVAALLPQALLGPLGGTFADRYSRRTIMIMADTISAACMLVLIWLFASGGVELWHVYTMMFIRSAMQAFQGPAAAASTAMLVPPEFLPRAAGFNQTLQGLMTVAAAPLGALAISVLPLGEALGIDVVTALLGIVPLLLFRIPQHTVAREDRRGVWTEFREGLSVVWHNPGLRRLYGLLGVVVLVVMPTFTLTPLLVKAHFGGGAGQVALMEGLSGVGMIAGGLLVAALNPKRPIVTVLLALAASCLTVALTALAPADWFWLAVVWWVVSGATFAFGNAPLTATLQTTVPNHLQGRVLSLLNTVMGLAGPVGLALAAPLGEWIGVRGVFVVGGVLSAAACLAGFLSPALLRLERRETPAG
- a CDS encoding EAL domain-containing protein, with product MSVSTHACDCLAAAPPVGEVASGLWVRGQTRYVQRFLGGQEARLFPASAVAELRALLAQAGPSGQAELLATPALATGEPDAWQVRPLAEWLVCLETPWYPDALQHLTFDVQPIVALGSGTVGAYEALVRAQLGERRVGAGELLRAAEGHRHLRSFDAQARREAIRQAAPLLPAGQQLFINFAPGVVYNPDVCLQTTFAACREADIDFQCLVFEVTESERFPDLDMLRRILARYRAEGARVALDDLGAGYTSLSYLDELRPDIVKLDRALSQNLTPNDPRVGLLAALIAYAHDLEIQVVAEGVEDLDSLRLLRELGADYAQGYVLGRPAPTLLPIREEAAALWSTKT
- a CDS encoding TetR/AcrR family transcriptional regulator; this encodes MVRTRQPELTRAALLQAARQVVREQGAALSLDAVARAAGVSKGGLLHHFPSRDALLQALALALVEQFREELEAAYARECEAHGAHPGAWLRAYIALTFCEGEEDTALHRALVPLAGQPALLEALAQAQVFLLERAEADGVPAGAAHAVRLACDGFWLAELTGQPRLSAAQTQTLREALTAWTR
- the aspS gene encoding aspartate--tRNA(Asn) ligase — encoded protein: MTQTEAQPTHLPRTLTRDLAQHEGQQVRLQGFVHARRDLGGVQFVVLRDVSGLTQCVGSGLSLPLAESSVEVVGTVKAHPKAPGGFEVQIEVFQVISAAVEPAPVEIPKMEWNVNPETMLDYRVVTVRGLKERAALKVQAELVAAFRDHLSTEGFTEISTPKIVSAGAEGGANLFPIDYFGHPAYLAQSPQLYKQIMVGVFERVFEVAPVYRAEEHATSRHLNEYLSLDVEMGFIQDEEDVMALENRLLASIMARLKERCAAEFALLGATIPEVPAHIPRIPLMEARALVTEKYGHAVGGKDLDPEAERLLSQHYADTEGSDFVFVTKYPRAARPFYAHPDEGDLTRGFDLLFRGIEITSGGQRIHDHAMLMDSIAAYKLNPESLAGYTEVFKYGMPPHGGFAIGAERLTAKLLGIANVRYARAFPRDRHRLTP